The Thermococcus sp. 4557 genomic sequence AAGAGGAAGTGATTTTCCCCTCTTTTCTTTCCCAACCTTTAAATTTTGAACGCCGGAGGAATGGGCATGGAAGAGTACATGAACCTCGTGCCAGTGCGCAACGAGAAGGTCGAACTGAGGAAGATAGAGGGGAAATACTACCTCCTGATTCCCATGGACTCGAAGCTGGACTTTCTGGCCAGGAGGCTCCACGGGGACTACAGGAGGATAGAGCTGGACGATATAGGAGCCTACGCGTGGGAGCTGTGCGACGGCAGGAGAACCGTGAAGGAGATAGGAAAGGCTCTGAAGGCCCGCTTTGGGGAGGACGCAGAGCCCCTCTACGAGCGCCTGGTGACTTTTCTTTTCGAGCTGGCGAAGAGGTATTTGATTGAGTTTAAAAGAACGGATGAATTAGGATGAGGTGGTGATAACCATGAGCGAAGCCCTTGAGAAGGTCTCGCAGGAGATTGAGAAGCTCCAGGACGAGATGGTGAAGGCCCTCGTCGAACTGATCAAGATA encodes the following:
- a CDS encoding PqqD family protein — encoded protein: MEEYMNLVPVRNEKVELRKIEGKYYLLIPMDSKLDFLARRLHGDYRRIELDDIGAYAWELCDGRRTVKEIGKALKARFGEDAEPLYERLVTFLFELAKRYLIEFKRTDELG